TACTGCCACAGCGACGGCAAAGGGCGTCAGAACGCGCCGTTCACCGCCGGCAGCGGCTGGAACTCCTCCGTAGTCTTTGGCGATTGCAAAGGGTGCCACGGTAACGACAGCCAGGCCGGCTACTTCACCAGCAATGTTGGCGAGCCTAACTATAAGAACGATGGGCCGGGCGCAGTCAGGGCCAACAGCCACAGCGGCAGCCATGTAGGTGCCGGACTGTCCACCTGTGCCAACTGCCACGTAGACTCGGTCACGGCAGCCGGAGCCATCAACGACAGCGGCCTGCACATCAACGGTAGCCCTAGCGTTAAGATTGGCAATGGCAAGACCGGCAGCTACGACCCTGGCACCAAGAGCTGCAGCAGTGTATCCTGCCATGGTTCCGGTACCTCCATCCAGTGGGGCTCCCACGCCGGCTGCGCCACCTGCCACGGTGATCTGACTACCAAGCCGGGCGTGCACAGCACCCATATCAGCGACATGATCACCAGCGGTCTGGTGACCATGTACAACTACACCGCCATCAAGTCGGACAACGGCAAGTACCGGATCGGCTGCGCCAACTGTCACCCGACCGATGTCGGTCATCATCAGGACGGCCATATTGATGTCACCATCAACAAGGACAAGCTCGGCAGGAGTTCTCTGGCCGGCCTCAACAACGCCACGGCCGACTTTATCAACGCCCCCGGCAGTGGCATCAGCGGCACCACCAAAGTCAGCGTGACCTGCTCCATGGTTTACTGCCACAGCAGCGGCAAGTCCACAGTTCAGGCCGAGAACAACTTCAAGACCACGCCTGACTGGTACAGTGCTGCCGGTTCAACCGCCAATCGTTGCGGCATGTGCCACGACAACCCGCCGCAGTATGAGGGCCAGTCGCACTATGTTGCCCAGAGCTCGCTTGGCGATAACGGCTCGTTACCGGTAGAGGAATCAGGTCATATGGTGGGGATCCATTTCAATAGTACCTATGTGGGTAACAACGGGAACGGCTTCCTCGGGTTCTCCTCTAACGGCAATGTTGCCCACGGCAGGTCTGGAGTGGCAACAACCATTTCCTGCGTGATCTGTCATGACGGCATTGTTGATCCGGATCAGCTTAAGGTCGATACTTATGCCATGTACAGCACTTCCAGCGCTTTCAACTGCTCGAAATGCCACAATGCAAGCACCCGCACCAAATTGCAGTCCGGTAACATCATCGGCACCAGGCTGCATATCAATGGTAAAAAGGATGTCGCACTCCAGGGCATTACCCTCAAAACCAAGGCCCAGCTGAAGAACAACGCCAATGCCCTCGGGTGGTCACGACCTGGCGGATACAAGGGTGTTGATGACTATGATTCCGCTACGTTGACGCCACTTGGCTGGAATCAGGACGATAAGTCTTGTCTGACAGCATGCCATGTAACGCAGCCTGGAATAACCTGGGGCAAGAAGCTCAAGTGCAACAGTTGCCACGCCAACCAGTAGCGGCGGCATGAGGCTCATAATGATAAAGATAACACTCGCAAGAAAAGGTGAAGATACCATGGTTAAGCTTAAGAACACCCCCCAGAGCCGGGAATCAATATTGAAGAAGTGCTGTGCTGCCTTTGGCGCGACGCTTCTGACGATAGTTATCCTTGCTGCATCTTCGGTCGGGGCAGCCGACCTGATGCATAACAGCAAGGACACCGGCTCAACAAAGTGGCCGGGAGGCTGGGGCATCCCAGGGGGACGGTACGGTAATTTCACCTGCGCAACATGTCACGAGCCGAATGCGAAGAACATAAAGAATATTCGCAAGACTATTTCGGTCATGAATAATACCTCGACTACTCATACCTTGCCGAACGGGCAGCTATCGGCGCAGGTTGTCTTCAAAAACGTCACCAGCATGGGTGATGAC
The nucleotide sequence above comes from Geoanaerobacter pelophilus. Encoded proteins:
- a CDS encoding CxxxxCH/CxxCH domain c-type cytochrome; amino-acid sequence: YCHSDGKGRQNAPFTAGSGWNSSVVFGDCKGCHGNDSQAGYFTSNVGEPNYKNDGPGAVRANSHSGSHVGAGLSTCANCHVDSVTAAGAINDSGLHINGSPSVKIGNGKTGSYDPGTKSCSSVSCHGSGTSIQWGSHAGCATCHGDLTTKPGVHSTHISDMITSGLVTMYNYTAIKSDNGKYRIGCANCHPTDVGHHQDGHIDVTINKDKLGRSSLAGLNNATADFINAPGSGISGTTKVSVTCSMVYCHSSGKSTVQAENNFKTTPDWYSAAGSTANRCGMCHDNPPQYEGQSHYVAQSSLGDNGSLPVEESGHMVGIHFNSTYVGNNGNGFLGFSSNGNVAHGRSGVATTISCVICHDGIVDPDQLKVDTYAMYSTSSAFNCSKCHNASTRTKLQSGNIIGTRLHINGKKDVALQGITLKTKAQLKNNANALGWSRPGGYKGVDDYDSATLTPLGWNQDDKSCLTACHVTQPGITWGKKLKCNSCHANQ